The Sulfitobacter donghicola DSW-25 = KCTC 12864 = JCM 14565 genome has a segment encoding these proteins:
- a CDS encoding valine--tRNA ligase, whose amino-acid sequence MALEKNFDAKEAEARLYAAWESSGAFKAGANASRAETYSVMIPPPNVNGSLHVGHAFNNTLQDILTRWHRMRGFDTLWQPGQDHAGIALQLAVENKLAESQIKRTDLTRDEFLKHAWEYKEATADTIVSQLKRLGSSCDWSRNAFTMSGAPGDTRVGHENSPNFHDAVIKVFVKMYNEGKIYRGKRLVNWDPRFETAISDLEVENIEVPGHMWHFKYPLADGATYEYVEKDEDGNVTLRETRDYISIATTRPETMLGDGAVAVHPSDERYAPIVGKLCEIPVGPKALRRLIPIITDEYPDKDFGSGAVKITGAHDFNDYQVAKRGGIPMYNLMDTKAAMRADGKPYAEEAAVAQAISNGEREFDEAMIAAMNLVPDEYRGLDRFEAREKVIADITAEGLAVMHDVTRTVKDEDGNKSEVTETIPYVESKPIMQPFGDRSKVVIEPMLTDQWFVDTNQIVGPALDAVRNGDVKIMPESGEKVYYNWLDNIEPWCISRQLWWGHQIPVWFDAEENEFCAPTEAEAIKMARQHYEKRFPNIPVEVKATPKAEATFEDSDGRTYAWAFLMEVMENDEGKEDKVKSVSVEIARDPDVLDTWFSSGLWPIGTLGWPEETDAYSKYFPTSDLITGQDILFFWVARMMMMQLDTVEKIPFNTVYLHGLVRDAKGKKMSKSVGNVIDPLEIIDGFGADALRFTNAAMASLGGALKMEEQRIAGYRNFGTKVWNAHKFAEMNGVFEARPVYTRCTDGVPPVTPAATLNKWIIGETARVLEEVDAALETYRFNDAANALYAFVWGKVCDWYVELSKPLLQDEDGKGALAKETRETMAWVLDQCLILLHPIMPFITEELWGETAKRDKMIVHADWPTYTTDALLDADADREMNWVISLIENIRSARAQMHVPAGLKVPMIVTVMDDAAQAAWDNNETMIKRLARVETLDKADTFPKGTVAISAPGATFGLPLEGLIDIDEEKARLQKSLDKLAKEIGGLNGRLKNPKFAASAPAEVVAEAKANLAARQEEADQLQAAMDRLSEIG is encoded by the coding sequence ATGGCACTGGAAAAAAACTTCGACGCAAAAGAAGCAGAGGCACGCCTCTACGCCGCTTGGGAAAGCTCAGGCGCATTCAAAGCAGGCGCAAACGCTTCGCGCGCGGAAACCTACTCCGTCATGATCCCGCCCCCCAACGTCAACGGGTCACTTCACGTGGGCCATGCGTTCAACAACACGCTGCAAGATATCTTAACCCGCTGGCACCGCATGCGCGGGTTCGACACCCTCTGGCAACCTGGCCAAGACCACGCAGGCATCGCCCTGCAACTGGCCGTGGAAAACAAACTGGCCGAAAGCCAGATCAAACGCACCGACCTCACCCGTGACGAATTCCTAAAACACGCATGGGAATACAAAGAGGCCACCGCCGACACCATCGTTAGCCAGCTCAAACGCCTCGGCTCAAGCTGTGATTGGTCGCGCAACGCCTTCACCATGTCAGGCGCCCCCGGTGACACGCGCGTCGGCCACGAAAACTCGCCCAACTTCCATGACGCCGTGATCAAAGTCTTCGTGAAAATGTACAACGAGGGCAAAATCTATCGCGGCAAACGTCTGGTCAACTGGGACCCGCGTTTTGAAACCGCGATCTCCGACCTTGAGGTCGAAAACATCGAAGTCCCCGGCCACATGTGGCACTTCAAATACCCGCTGGCAGATGGCGCGACCTATGAATACGTCGAGAAAGACGAAGACGGCAACGTCACCCTGCGCGAGACCCGCGACTACATCTCCATCGCGACCACACGGCCCGAAACCATGCTGGGCGACGGCGCGGTTGCGGTTCACCCATCAGATGAGCGTTACGCACCCATCGTTGGTAAACTCTGCGAAATCCCCGTCGGCCCCAAAGCGCTGCGCCGCCTGATCCCGATCATCACCGATGAATACCCCGACAAAGACTTCGGCTCGGGCGCGGTGAAAATCACAGGCGCGCATGACTTCAACGACTACCAAGTCGCCAAGCGCGGCGGCATCCCCATGTACAACCTCATGGACACAAAGGCCGCCATGCGCGCCGATGGCAAACCCTACGCCGAAGAGGCCGCCGTGGCCCAAGCCATTTCAAACGGCGAGCGTGAATTCGATGAGGCGATGATCGCCGCGATGAACCTTGTGCCCGATGAATACCGCGGCCTTGATCGCTTTGAGGCACGTGAAAAAGTCATCGCCGACATCACGGCCGAGGGCCTCGCCGTGATGCATGACGTCACCCGCACGGTCAAAGACGAAGACGGCAATAAATCCGAGGTGACGGAAACCATCCCTTACGTCGAATCCAAACCCATCATGCAACCCTTTGGCGACCGCTCGAAAGTGGTGATTGAGCCGATGCTGACGGACCAATGGTTCGTCGACACCAACCAGATCGTAGGCCCCGCCCTTGATGCGGTGCGCAACGGCGATGTGAAAATCATGCCCGAGAGCGGCGAGAAAGTGTATTACAACTGGCTCGACAATATCGAGCCATGGTGCATCTCGCGCCAGCTGTGGTGGGGTCACCAGATCCCTGTTTGGTTTGACGCTGAAGAAAACGAATTCTGTGCTCCAACAGAAGCAGAAGCGATCAAGATGGCTCGCCAACACTATGAAAAACGTTTTCCCAATATACCTGTCGAAGTTAAGGCCACGCCAAAAGCCGAAGCAACTTTTGAAGACTCTGATGGTCGAACGTACGCTTGGGCATTCCTCATGGAAGTCATGGAGAACGACGAAGGTAAAGAGGATAAAGTCAAAAGTGTGTCCGTAGAGATCGCCCGCGATCCTGATGTGCTCGACACGTGGTTCTCCTCCGGCCTCTGGCCCATCGGCACGCTCGGCTGGCCCGAAGAAACCGATGCCTATTCCAAATACTTCCCCACCTCCGATCTGATCACAGGTCAGGACATCCTGTTCTTCTGGGTCGCCCGCATGATGATGATGCAGCTCGACACGGTCGAAAAAATCCCGTTCAACACCGTCTACCTCCACGGCCTCGTGCGCGATGCCAAGGGTAAGAAGATGAGCAAATCCGTGGGCAACGTCATCGACCCGCTGGAAATCATCGACGGCTTCGGCGCCGACGCCCTGCGCTTTACCAACGCCGCCATGGCGTCGCTTGGCGGCGCGCTGAAGATGGAAGAGCAACGCATCGCAGGCTACCGCAACTTTGGCACCAAAGTCTGGAACGCCCATAAATTCGCCGAAATGAACGGCGTGTTTGAGGCCCGCCCAGTGTACACGCGGTGTACAGACGGTGTACCGCCTGTGACACCCGCCGCGACGCTGAATAAATGGATCATCGGCGAAACCGCCCGTGTGCTTGAGGAAGTCGACGCAGCGCTGGAAACCTACCGCTTCAACGACGCCGCAAATGCGCTTTATGCCTTTGTCTGGGGCAAGGTCTGCGACTGGTACGTCGAGCTGTCAAAACCTCTGCTCCAAGACGAAGACGGCAAAGGTGCGCTTGCGAAAGAAACCCGCGAAACAATGGCTTGGGTGTTGGATCAATGCCTGATCCTGCTGCACCCGATCATGCCTTTCATCACAGAAGAGCTCTGGGGCGAAACGGCAAAACGCGACAAGATGATCGTGCACGCCGATTGGCCTACCTACACCACCGATGCGCTGCTGGATGCAGATGCGGACCGCGAAATGAACTGGGTGATTTCGCTGATCGAAAACATCCGCTCCGCCCGCGCCCAAATGCACGTTCCAGCGGGCCTAAAAGTGCCCATGATCGTCACCGTTATGGACGATGCAGCACAAGCCGCATGGGACAATAACGAGACGATGATCAAACGCCTAGCCCGTGTAGAAACCCTTGATAAAGCGGACACTTTCCCGAAAGGCACCGTAGCCATCAGCGCACCGGGTGCCACGTTCGGCCTACCGCTAGAGGGTCTCATCGACATCGACGAAGAAAAGGCGCGTTTGCAAAAGTCGCTGGATAAACTAGCCAAGGAAATTGGCGGTCTGAACGGGCGTCTCAAGAACCCGAAATTCGCAGCCTCCGCCCCCGCCGAGGTCGTCGCCGAAGCCAAGGCAAACCTCGCCGCACGTCAGGAAGAAGCAGACCAGCTTCAGGCCGCAATGGACCGGCTGTCAGAGATCGGCTGA
- a CDS encoding xanthine dehydrogenase family protein molybdopterin-binding subunit, with amino-acid sequence MEKFGKSQPIKRLEDVRFLTGHGRYVDDIAPEGALHAYVFRSPVAHGVISELDVSDAAEADGVRLVFTCADMEAAGVNVAMDGATVKNRDGSDGAAPMRPMLAKDRVRFVGEPVAMVVADSYDQARDAAELIMFDVDELPAKISVDRGGEPVHAEAADNCAFDWGMGDEAATEAAFAAAAKTVSLEVDDNRIIVNSIEPRGCFAEWDGSKLHVANNGQGVWTHKANLVKAFGLDEANVRVTNPDTGGAFGMKSMSYQEYFLISHAARVLGQPVRWMSERTEAMLSDNGGRDLVSVCDLAFDANNKITAYRIRTKCNLGAYNSQFGQYIQTVLFSRVLTGVYDIPTAWLQVEGYYTNTVQVDAYRGAGRPEAIYALERVMDRAARELGVDPWELRRINFVKPDQFPYNTIVGETYDVGDFNKVLSRVGEEADADGFTARRDADAAKGLLRGQGLCYYIESILGDPSEGAQVNFLADGTAEILVGTQSGGQGHETVYAKFLSDQTGIPLEAISVVQGDSDRIAQGGGTGGSRSVTTQNNATLATVSKIKEAFTAFLAEELGVPAAEITFDDERFRAEGSNLTPTMLDVAEMAREKGRDDLLSHHERATLDGRSFPNGAHLCEVVIDPETGIVTVDRYTVVDDFGNLINPLLAEGQVHGGVVQGLGQALQERVVYDEDGQLLTASFMDYAMPRALDVPNISFTSEPVPSTANVMGMKGCGEAGTVGALAAVSNAVQDALWDRGVRQADMPFTPHKVWELLQGEAVAG; translated from the coding sequence TTGGAAAAATTTGGCAAGAGCCAGCCGATTAAGCGGTTGGAAGATGTGCGGTTTCTCACGGGGCATGGTCGGTATGTAGACGACATTGCGCCTGAGGGGGCATTGCATGCCTATGTTTTCCGCTCACCCGTTGCGCATGGGGTGATTAGCGAGCTGGACGTGAGTGACGCGGCTGAGGCGGATGGTGTTCGGCTGGTGTTTACCTGCGCGGATATGGAAGCGGCAGGTGTTAACGTTGCGATGGACGGGGCGACGGTGAAAAACCGTGATGGATCGGACGGGGCTGCGCCGATGCGGCCGATGCTGGCCAAGGATCGTGTGCGTTTTGTCGGAGAGCCTGTGGCGATGGTTGTGGCTGACTCTTATGATCAAGCGCGGGATGCGGCCGAGTTGATCATGTTTGATGTGGATGAGCTGCCTGCCAAAATCTCGGTTGATCGGGGCGGCGAGCCTGTGCATGCCGAGGCGGCGGATAACTGTGCCTTTGACTGGGGTATGGGCGATGAGGCGGCGACGGAGGCGGCCTTTGCCGCGGCGGCCAAGACGGTTTCGCTAGAGGTGGATGACAACCGGATCATCGTGAATTCGATCGAGCCGCGCGGCTGTTTTGCTGAATGGGACGGCAGCAAGCTGCATGTGGCCAACAACGGGCAGGGCGTGTGGACGCATAAGGCGAATTTGGTCAAGGCTTTTGGGCTGGATGAGGCCAATGTGCGGGTGACCAACCCTGATACGGGCGGTGCCTTTGGCATGAAGTCCATGTCTTATCAAGAATATTTCCTGATCAGCCATGCGGCGCGTGTTTTGGGCCAGCCTGTGCGGTGGATGTCTGAGCGGACCGAGGCAATGCTGAGTGATAATGGCGGGCGTGATCTGGTTTCGGTGTGCGATCTGGCGTTTGACGCGAATAACAAGATTACCGCCTACCGCATCCGGACCAAATGTAACTTGGGTGCCTATAACAGCCAGTTTGGGCAATATATTCAGACGGTTCTGTTTTCGCGTGTGCTGACGGGGGTTTACGATATCCCGACGGCTTGGTTGCAGGTTGAGGGGTATTACACCAACACAGTTCAGGTGGATGCCTATCGCGGGGCGGGTCGACCCGAGGCGATTTATGCGTTGGAGCGCGTCATGGACCGCGCCGCGCGCGAGCTGGGCGTTGATCCGTGGGAGCTGCGCCGCATCAACTTTGTGAAGCCGGATCAGTTTCCCTACAATACAATCGTGGGCGAGACCTATGACGTGGGCGATTTCAACAAGGTTCTAAGCCGTGTCGGCGAGGAAGCCGATGCCGATGGATTCACCGCGCGCCGTGATGCGGATGCGGCCAAGGGGCTGCTGCGCGGGCAGGGGCTGTGCTATTACATCGAGAGCATCTTGGGCGACCCGAGCGAGGGCGCGCAGGTGAATTTCCTTGCGGATGGTACGGCCGAGATCCTTGTGGGGACGCAATCGGGCGGGCAGGGGCATGAGACGGTCTATGCCAAGTTCCTGAGCGATCAGACGGGGATTCCGTTGGAGGCGATTAGCGTTGTGCAAGGGGACAGCGACCGGATTGCGCAGGGTGGTGGCACGGGGGGATCGCGCTCGGTGACGACGCAGAACAACGCGACGCTGGCCACGGTGAGCAAGATCAAAGAGGCCTTCACGGCCTTTCTGGCCGAAGAGTTGGGCGTGCCTGCGGCTGAGATCACATTTGATGATGAACGGTTCCGCGCTGAGGGGTCTAACCTGACGCCGACGATGCTGGACGTGGCAGAGATGGCGCGTGAAAAGGGGCGCGATGACCTGCTGAGCCACCACGAACGGGCAACGCTGGACGGGCGCAGTTTCCCCAATGGCGCGCATCTGTGTGAAGTTGTGATCGATCCTGAAACCGGCATTGTGACGGTGGATCGTTACACGGTTGTTGATGATTTTGGTAACCTTATCAACCCGTTGCTTGCCGAAGGGCAGGTGCACGGCGGGGTTGTTCAGGGCCTTGGCCAAGCGCTGCAAGAGCGGGTTGTCTATGACGAGGACGGTCAATTGCTCACGGCATCGTTTATGGACTATGCGATGCCACGGGCATTGGATGTTCCTAACATTTCGTTCACCAGTGAGCCTGTACCCTCTACGGCAAATGTCATGGGCATGAAGGGTTGCGGCGAAGCGGGAACGGTTGGCGCGCTAGCAGCTGTTTCGAATGCGGTGCAAGATGCGTTGTGGGATCGTGGTGTCCGGCAGGCTGACATGCCGTTCACGCCCCATAAAGTCTGGGAGTTGTTACAAGGTGAAGCTGTCGCCGGATAA
- a CDS encoding DUF2235 domain-containing protein: MKLSPDNRETPFLKRLFGRLWRRPDHDFGPVRGQQTHVIILDGTMSTLKPGCETNAGLAYRMLQEMGSQVSIYYEPGLQWNDWSSFRDVVEGRGINRQIRRAYGYLASRYRKGDRIFLMGYSRGAYAVRSLAGIIDRVGLLSREHATERNIRQAYRLYECSESEGVMGAFAAAHCREQVPIEMIGVWDTVKSLGINAPILWRLSVSKHAFHNHGLCACVKKGFQALARDETRVVYRPVLWETNPERPDQIEQMWFRGSHGDIGGQLGGRSAVRPLSNIPLVWMLEKAEETGLPLPDAWRNRFVQDVNAPSIGTWVGWGKLFVTRRKRVIGQDPSEALHPSIAEGVPTPRALVGAKVAPQMPLQEDRL; encoded by the coding sequence GTGAAGCTGTCGCCGGATAATAGAGAGACCCCATTTCTGAAACGGTTGTTTGGCCGCCTGTGGCGGCGGCCAGACCATGATTTTGGCCCTGTTCGGGGGCAGCAAACCCATGTGATTATCCTTGACGGTACGATGTCCACGCTGAAACCGGGGTGTGAGACGAACGCGGGTTTGGCCTATCGCATGCTGCAGGAAATGGGCAGTCAGGTTTCCATTTATTACGAACCGGGGTTGCAGTGGAATGACTGGAGCTCGTTTCGGGATGTGGTTGAGGGGCGCGGCATCAACCGTCAGATCAGGCGCGCTTATGGCTATCTGGCATCGCGCTATCGTAAGGGGGATCGGATTTTTCTGATGGGCTATTCGCGGGGCGCATATGCGGTGCGTTCGCTTGCGGGGATCATTGATCGGGTTGGCCTGTTGAGCCGCGAACACGCGACAGAGCGCAACATCAGGCAGGCTTATCGATTGTATGAATGCTCTGAAAGCGAAGGGGTAATGGGTGCGTTTGCTGCGGCCCATTGTCGGGAACAGGTCCCGATTGAAATGATCGGGGTATGGGATACGGTTAAATCACTGGGGATTAACGCGCCGATTTTATGGCGCCTTAGCGTGAGCAAACATGCGTTTCACAACCATGGTTTATGCGCCTGCGTAAAGAAAGGGTTTCAGGCGCTGGCGCGTGACGAGACGCGTGTCGTCTATCGGCCAGTTTTGTGGGAGACCAACCCCGAGCGGCCCGATCAGATTGAACAGATGTGGTTCCGAGGTAGCCATGGCGATATCGGCGGGCAACTGGGAGGGCGTTCTGCTGTGCGGCCTTTGTCCAATATCCCGCTGGTTTGGATGTTGGAAAAGGCCGAAGAAACGGGGCTGCCGTTGCCTGACGCGTGGCGGAACAGGTTTGTTCAAGACGTCAATGCGCCCTCTATCGGGACATGGGTGGGCTGGGGCAAGCTGTTTGTGACGCGCCGAAAACGTGTCATCGGGCAAGACCCGTCAGAGGCGCTGCACCCCAGCATCGCAGAGGGGGTGCCAACGCCAAGGGCGTTGGTCGGCGCAAAGGTGGCACCGCAGATGCCGCTGCAAGAAGACAGGCTGTGA
- a CDS encoding PaaI family thioesterase, with amino-acid sequence MPRNDSTPSEILSKSDTLSISGLESMQRILDKTQPGPPIGAALGYHLHSVEKGRVVFRGTPEHHVTNPMGTVHGGWYGTLLDSSMACAVLTHVPSGSIYTTLEYKINILRSIPLGMEIDSIGMVDHAGRSTGVAHGEIRGVKDGKLYATGSTTCIIMKVT; translated from the coding sequence ATGCCACGAAACGACAGCACCCCATCCGAGATCCTGAGCAAATCTGATACGCTGTCCATTTCGGGGCTAGAGTCCATGCAACGCATCCTCGACAAGACCCAGCCAGGCCCCCCTATTGGGGCTGCACTGGGCTATCACCTGCATAGCGTGGAAAAGGGGCGGGTTGTCTTTCGCGGCACCCCCGAACACCATGTCACCAACCCGATGGGCACCGTGCATGGCGGCTGGTACGGTACGCTGCTGGACAGTTCGATGGCCTGCGCCGTGCTTACCCATGTGCCCAGTGGCTCAATCTACACCACGCTAGAATACAAGATTAACATCCTGCGCTCGATCCCTCTGGGCATGGAAATTGACAGTATTGGCATGGTCGATCACGCAGGGCGCTCGACGGGGGTGGCCCATGGTGAAATCCGCGGCGTCAAAGATGGCAAACTTTATGCCACAGGCTCAACCACCTGTATCATCATGAAAGTCACCTGA
- the metF gene encoding methylenetetrahydrofolate reductase [NAD(P)H], whose amino-acid sequence MPLADISFEVFPPKTVDASFKLWETAQALAPLEPRFFSITYGAGGSTRDLTHDAALVLHKTSKLPVSAHLTCVGASVQETMEVAEKFHAAGVTDIVALRGDPQAGQDRFIPHPEGFANSVELIEALALQDKFNIRVGAYPDCHPDAASQHANIQFLKRKFDAGADEAITQFFFEPESFLRFRDQCAAAGITKPITPGILPITNWTSARKFATRCGTKIPSWLDEAYRVAERDNRTELLSTTLCTEMCSTLISEGVEALHFYTLNRPELTRDVCRALGVTPQSTLSNVA is encoded by the coding sequence ATGCCCCTCGCTGATATCTCTTTCGAAGTCTTCCCACCAAAGACTGTGGATGCGTCATTCAAGCTATGGGAAACCGCGCAGGCCTTGGCGCCGCTGGAACCTCGCTTCTTTTCCATCACCTATGGCGCGGGTGGCTCAACACGCGACCTGACCCATGATGCTGCGCTGGTGCTGCATAAAACGTCCAAGCTGCCCGTTTCGGCGCACCTTACCTGCGTGGGGGCCAGCGTGCAGGAAACCATGGAGGTTGCCGAAAAATTCCACGCGGCGGGCGTGACAGATATTGTCGCCCTGCGCGGCGATCCACAGGCTGGCCAAGACCGCTTTATCCCCCACCCAGAAGGGTTTGCCAACTCGGTCGAGCTGATCGAAGCCCTTGCCCTGCAAGATAAATTCAACATCCGCGTTGGCGCCTACCCCGATTGCCATCCAGATGCGGCCAGCCAACACGCCAATATCCAGTTCCTGAAACGCAAATTCGACGCAGGCGCGGATGAGGCCATCACGCAATTCTTCTTTGAGCCCGAAAGCTTCCTGCGGTTCCGCGATCAATGCGCGGCCGCTGGCATCACCAAACCCATCACCCCTGGCATCCTGCCGATCACCAACTGGACCTCGGCCCGCAAATTCGCCACCCGCTGCGGCACCAAAATCCCCAGCTGGCTAGACGAAGCCTACCGCGTGGCCGAACGCGACAACCGGACCGAGCTGCTCTCGACCACCCTATGCACCGAAATGTGCAGCACGCTGATCTCCGAAGGGGTCGAAGCCTTGCACTTTTACACGCTCAACCGCCCCGAGCTGACGCGCGATGTCTGCCGCGCGCTGGGGGTTACACCGCAATCAACCCTATCAAACGTGGCGTAA
- a CDS encoding LysR family transcriptional regulator — protein sequence MHIEFRHLRTIQAIHRAGGLARAAEMMNITQSALSHQVKGLEDQAGVELFVRRSKPLKLSPAGQRLLKLAEQVLPQVAALQDEFSGLRDGSAGRMHIAIECHACFEWLFPVLEQFRRSFGEVDVDIRPGLAFDAMPALLRQEVDLVVSSDPEEIEGVEFIELFDYQAVFVAASSHPLAKKPFVTAEDFRDQTLITYPVERSRLDVFSQLLMPAKVEPAHVRQVELSAVILLLVASNRGVSVLPDWVVREVKYSSDYVTRPLTEHGITRRLYAAIRSEDREKPFMQELLGLAGTEARKLQAV from the coding sequence ATGCATATCGAGTTCCGCCATTTGCGCACCATTCAGGCGATCCACCGTGCGGGAGGATTGGCGCGGGCAGCCGAGATGATGAACATCACGCAAAGCGCGCTGAGCCATCAGGTGAAGGGGTTGGAGGATCAGGCGGGGGTTGAGCTGTTTGTGCGCCGCTCAAAGCCGCTGAAACTGTCGCCAGCGGGGCAGAGATTGCTAAAGCTGGCCGAGCAGGTGTTGCCGCAGGTGGCTGCGCTGCAGGATGAATTTAGCGGGCTGCGCGATGGCAGCGCGGGGCGGATGCATATCGCGATTGAATGCCACGCCTGTTTTGAGTGGCTGTTTCCGGTGCTTGAGCAGTTTCGCCGCTCGTTCGGGGAGGTGGATGTGGACATCCGCCCCGGGTTGGCGTTTGACGCGATGCCCGCGTTACTGCGCCAAGAGGTCGATCTGGTGGTGTCTTCGGACCCCGAAGAGATTGAGGGCGTCGAATTTATTGAACTGTTTGATTATCAAGCGGTATTTGTCGCGGCCAGCAGCCACCCATTGGCGAAAAAGCCGTTTGTGACGGCCGAGGATTTTCGCGATCAAACGCTGATCACCTATCCAGTTGAACGCTCGCGATTGGATGTGTTCAGCCAGCTTTTGATGCCTGCCAAGGTAGAGCCTGCGCATGTGCGTCAGGTCGAGCTGTCGGCGGTGATCTTGCTACTGGTGGCCTCTAACCGAGGGGTATCGGTATTGCCCGATTGGGTGGTGCGCGAGGTGAAATATTCCTCGGATTACGTGACGCGCCCCTTGACCGAGCACGGCATCACGCGGCGCCTATATGCAGCGATCCGTAGTGAGGACCGTGAAAAGCCGTTTATGCAGGAATTGCTGGGTCTGGCGGGAACCGAGGCGCGCAAGTTGCAGGCTGTTTAG
- a CDS encoding NADP-dependent oxidoreductase, protein MTETMKQIALASRPKGAPTPENFRLEELPIPTPAEGEVLVRVHYMSLDPYMRGRMDDSKSYAANIPVDGKMEGGSVGEIIASNAEGYAVGEFVMGGFGWATHAAVPAVGLAKVDPKVTPITYSLGVLGMPGFTGWLGLMEFGKPKAGETLVVAAATGPVGSMVGQVAKSLGLRTVGIAGGPEKCKMAVEQFGFDECLDHHAYDSADALRDDLGKACPDGIDIYFENVGGKVLEAVLPLMNLFGRIPLCGMIAWYNETKEVDAGLTGQQIWRHALVQSLSINGFIISNYWDRMGDFHKAVGPMIASGAVAVQEDITEGLENAPDAFIKLLTGGNTGKAMVKVI, encoded by the coding sequence ATGACTGAAACAATGAAACAAATCGCGCTCGCCAGCCGCCCCAAAGGCGCGCCAACCCCCGAAAACTTCCGCCTAGAAGAGCTGCCAATCCCCACGCCAGCCGAAGGCGAAGTCCTCGTGCGCGTGCATTACATGTCCCTCGACCCCTATATGCGCGGCCGCATGGACGATTCTAAATCCTATGCCGCCAACATCCCCGTTGATGGCAAAATGGAAGGCGGATCGGTCGGCGAAATCATCGCCTCAAACGCCGAAGGCTATGCCGTGGGCGAATTCGTCATGGGCGGCTTTGGCTGGGCAACACATGCCGCAGTGCCCGCCGTGGGCCTCGCCAAAGTCGATCCAAAGGTTACCCCTATCACCTATTCGCTCGGCGTTCTCGGCATGCCAGGGTTTACGGGCTGGTTGGGCTTGATGGAATTCGGCAAACCAAAGGCAGGCGAAACCCTTGTCGTGGCCGCTGCTACTGGCCCTGTGGGGTCCATGGTCGGCCAAGTCGCCAAATCCTTGGGGCTGCGCACCGTCGGCATCGCAGGCGGGCCAGAGAAATGCAAAATGGCTGTTGAACAATTCGGCTTTGACGAATGCCTCGACCACCACGCCTATGACAGCGCCGATGCGCTGCGCGACGACCTCGGCAAAGCCTGCCCAGACGGCATCGACATCTATTTTGAAAACGTCGGCGGCAAAGTGCTAGAGGCCGTCCTGCCCCTGATGAACCTCTTTGGCCGCATCCCGCTGTGCGGCATGATCGCATGGTATAATGAAACAAAAGAAGTCGACGCAGGCCTCACAGGCCAGCAAATCTGGCGCCACGCTCTTGTCCAATCGCTCAGCATCAATGGCTTTATCATCTCCAACTACTGGGACCGCATGGGCGACTTCCACAAAGCAGTCGGCCCGATGATCGCCAGCGGTGCAGTCGCTGTCCAAGAAGACATCACCGAAGGCCTAGAAAACGCACCCGACGCCTTTATCAAGCTGCTCACCGGCGGCAACACCGGCAAAGCCATGGTAAAAGTCATCTAA
- a CDS encoding inositol monophosphatase family protein: protein MVGSANLNIMIKAARSAGRALVKDFREVENLQVSMKGAGDFVSRADLNAEKILKDELRGARPTYGWIAEEGGAEEGEDPTRRWIVDPLDGTTNFLHALPHWAVSIALEHKGQIVAGVVFDAAKDEMFFAEKGTGAWLNESRLRVSGRHRMIESIFATGIPFGGRSDLPATLQDVARLAPACAGIRRWGAASLDLAYVAAGRYDGFWERRLNEWDLAAGLLIVKEAGGLVEPINPQGDVLQDGEIIASNEAIFTSFSKVVRG, encoded by the coding sequence ATGGTTGGTAGTGCAAATCTTAATATCATGATCAAAGCGGCGCGTTCAGCTGGCCGCGCGCTTGTGAAAGACTTTCGTGAAGTCGAAAACCTTCAGGTATCCATGAAGGGTGCAGGCGATTTTGTCAGCCGCGCTGATCTGAACGCCGAGAAGATTTTGAAGGACGAGCTGCGCGGCGCGCGTCCGACCTATGGCTGGATCGCCGAGGAAGGTGGCGCAGAAGAGGGTGAAGACCCGACGCGCCGCTGGATTGTTGATCCGCTGGATGGCACCACGAACTTTTTGCACGCTTTGCCGCATTGGGCGGTTTCCATCGCGCTAGAGCATAAAGGCCAGATCGTTGCGGGCGTTGTGTTTGACGCGGCCAAGGACGAGATGTTCTTTGCTGAAAAGGGCACAGGCGCGTGGTTGAACGAAAGCCGTTTGCGTGTGTCTGGCCGCCACCGGATGATCGAGAGCATTTTTGCAACGGGTATTCCGTTTGGGGGTCGTTCTGATTTGCCAGCGACTTTGCAGGATGTGGCGCGTTTGGCGCCTGCTTGTGCGGGTATTCGCCGTTGGGGCGCTGCCTCATTGGACCTCGCCTATGTGGCGGCGGGCCGCTACGATGGCTTTTGGGAGCGTCGTTTGAACGAGTGGGATCTGGCTGCTGGTTTGCTCATCGTGAAAGAGGCGGGTGGTCTGGTTGAGCCGATCAATCCGCAGGGCGATGTTTTGCAAGATGGTGAGATTATCGCGTCCAACGAGGCGATCTTTACCAGCTTTTCCAAAGTGGTCCGCGGCTGA